From Ramlibacter tataouinensis, the proteins below share one genomic window:
- the dnaA gene encoding chromosomal replication initiator protein DnaA — MSEGQHNGLAAGAADGAGDSLWQACIDQLAQELPQQQFNTWIKPLTAQVTDDFSRVTLFVANRFKLDWIRAQFASRIAATLEKLYGQPIQLELVLALREVPARPLSTASSPELGPAPEPAEMADDAAPSGFKNRLNTALTFDNLVEGTANRMARAAAMHVSGTPGHLYNPLFIYGGVGLGKTHLVHAVGNKLLADRPGAKVLYIHAEQFVSDVVKAYQRKTFDEFKDKYHSLDLLLIDDVQFFANKDRTQEEFFNAFEALLAKKSHIVMTSDTYPKGLTDIHERLVSRFDSGLTVAIEPPELEMRVAILINKSRQEGAEMPEEVAFFVAKNVRSNVRELEGALRKILAYSRFNQKEISIQLAREALRDLLSIQNRQISVENIQKTVADYYKIKVADMYSKKRPASIARPRQIAMYLAKELTQKSLPEIGELFGGRDHTTVLHAVRKIAAERQNVTELNQQLHVLEQTLKG; from the coding sequence ATGAGCGAGGGGCAACACAACGGCCTGGCGGCCGGAGCGGCCGATGGCGCAGGCGACAGCCTGTGGCAAGCGTGCATCGACCAGCTGGCCCAGGAGCTGCCGCAGCAGCAGTTCAACACCTGGATCAAGCCCCTTACTGCCCAGGTCACCGACGACTTTTCCCGGGTCACCTTGTTCGTGGCCAACCGCTTCAAGCTCGACTGGATCCGGGCCCAATTCGCCAGCCGCATCGCGGCCACGCTGGAGAAGCTCTATGGCCAGCCGATCCAGCTTGAGTTAGTGCTCGCTCTGCGTGAAGTGCCCGCCAGGCCTTTGTCCACGGCCAGCAGCCCCGAGCTGGGGCCGGCGCCGGAACCGGCCGAGATGGCCGACGATGCCGCCCCGTCGGGCTTCAAGAACCGGCTCAACACGGCGCTGACTTTCGACAACCTGGTCGAGGGCACGGCCAACCGCATGGCGCGGGCCGCGGCCATGCACGTGTCCGGCACGCCGGGCCATCTCTACAACCCGTTGTTCATCTACGGCGGGGTGGGCCTGGGCAAGACCCACCTGGTGCATGCGGTGGGCAACAAGCTGCTGGCCGACCGTCCGGGGGCCAAAGTTCTCTACATCCACGCAGAGCAGTTCGTCTCGGATGTGGTCAAAGCGTATCAGCGCAAGACCTTCGACGAGTTCAAGGACAAGTACCACTCGCTCGACCTGCTGCTGATCGACGACGTGCAGTTCTTCGCCAACAAGGACCGCACCCAGGAGGAGTTCTTCAACGCCTTCGAGGCGCTGCTGGCCAAGAAGAGCCACATCGTCATGACCTCGGACACCTATCCCAAGGGCCTGACCGACATCCACGAGCGGCTGGTGTCGCGCTTCGACTCGGGCCTGACGGTGGCCATCGAGCCGCCCGAGCTGGAGATGCGGGTGGCCATCCTGATCAACAAGTCCCGCCAGGAAGGCGCCGAGATGCCCGAGGAAGTGGCCTTCTTCGTCGCCAAGAACGTGCGCTCCAACGTGCGCGAGCTCGAAGGGGCGCTGCGCAAGATCCTGGCTTATTCGCGCTTCAACCAGAAGGAGATCTCGATCCAGCTGGCGCGCGAGGCGCTGCGCGACCTGCTGTCGATCCAGAACCGCCAGATCAGCGTGGAGAACATCCAGAAGACGGTGGCCGACTACTACAAGATCAAGGTCGCCGACATGTACTCCAAGAAGCGGCCAGCCTCGATCGCCCGCCCGCGCCAGATCGCCATGTACCTGGCCAAGGAGCTGACGCAGAAAAGCCTGCCCGAGATCGGCGAGCTGTTCGGCGGCCGCGACCACACCACCGTGCTGCACGCGGTGCGCAAGATCGCCGCGGAGCGCCAGAACGTGACCGAGTTGAACCAGCAGCTGCACGTGCTGGAACAGACGCTCAAGGGCTGA